A stretch of the Medicago truncatula cultivar Jemalong A17 chromosome 5, MtrunA17r5.0-ANR, whole genome shotgun sequence genome encodes the following:
- the LOC11427361 gene encoding exopolygalacturonase — MTLTKLQIKAPGDSPNTDGIKIGKSTGINITSVNIRTGNDCISMLSGLKNVQIMDVYCGPGHGINIGSLGKYEDEEDLADIIVKNCTFNGTSNGVRIKSYESQLNKTVVASNFIYEDIVMENVEYHINASDVDLRQRYTICSENYDDVLFALTKDKDSVTAGNFNDMKFHMSGLGLIAEQCRSTAPGSFDLRKNYEYLEVVGITLEILADYLAGKYIVI; from the exons ATGACACTCACAAAACTACAAATAAAAGCCCCCGGTGACAGCCCCAACACAGATGGCATCAAAATAGGAAAGTCAACGGGTATAAATATCACAAGTGTTAACATTAGAACGGGCAATGACTGCATTTCTATGCTCTCGGgtttaaaaaatgttcaaattaTGGATGTGTATTGTGGTCCTGGTCATGGAATAAACATCGGAAGTCTTGGTAAGTATGAAGACGAAGAAGATCTTGCCGACATAATTGTTAAGAATTGCACATTTAATGGTACGAGTAATGGAGTTAGAATCAAATCATATGAGTCACAATTGAACAAAACCGTGGTTGCTTCTAATTTCATATATGAGGATATTGTGATGGAAAATGTGGAGTATCACATT AACGCTAGCGACGTTGATTTGAGACAACGTTATACAATATGTTCTGAGAACTATGATGATGTGTTATTTGCTCTTACCAAAGACAAAGATTCAGTCACCGCTGGAAATTTCAATGACATGAAGTTCCACATGTCTGGTCTGGGGTTGATTGCCGAACAATGTCGTTCAACAGCACCGGGTTCTTTCGACCTACGCAAGAATTATGAATATTTGGAAGTTGTTGGTATTACTCTTGAGATTCTTGCTGATTATTTGGCTGgaaaatatattgttatatAG